The Novosphingobium aromaticivorans DSM 12444 genome segment GCTCATGACCGCGGGCGCGGGCTTCGGCGCGCGGCCCTTGGGGGCGATCCTGTTCGGAGTGCTGGGCGACCGGATCGGACGCCGCCCGACCATGCTGGCGACTTTCGCGCTGATGGGGGTGAGCGCGCTCGGGCTCGCCCTGACGCCGGATTACGCGGCGATCGGACCGGCAGCGCCGATCCTCGTCGTTCTGTTCCGTCTTCTGCAGGGCCTTGCCGCCGGTGGCGACGTGGGGCCGACGACAGCGTTCCTCGCCGAAAGCGCGCCGTCCGAAAGACGCGGGATGCTGATCGCGCTGCAGCTTGTCGCGATGCGCATGGGAGTTCTGGCGAGCGGACTGGTGGGGCTGGTCCTGGCGAGTGTCCTGACGCCAGCGCAGCTCGACAGTTTCGGCTGGCGCATCGCCTTTGCCATCGGTGCGGGTATCGTGCCGTTGGCTTTCATCCTGCGCCGCAGGCTCGACGAGACGCTTCATATGCCGGAAACCGGTCCTGACGTGGTGACCGAATTGGCCCCGCGCGCCTACGCGGCGGCGCTCTTGGGGGTATGCGGCTTCCTGTTGGCAGGTGCGGCGGGGGATTTCCTGTTCATCTACGCAGTGTCGTTCCTGAAGATCGCGGTGACCAACGGTTACATCGTGCAGATGGCGGCGGCGGGAACGCAGATCGTCGGGCTGGTGCTTGGTGGATGGCTCGGGGACCGCATCGGGCGACGGCGGGTGAATCTCGTCACAGCAATACTGGCGGCGCTGACTTCGTTGCCGCTGTTCCGCTGGGGCATCGAGGGAAGCGCACCGGCTCGGTTCGGCGTGGCGGCGGCCCTTCTCCTGCTCATGGCGACGGTTTCGGCTGCGGTTGCCTATGCCGCGTTCGTCGAGACGACGCCCAAGCGGCATCGTGCGGGGCTTGTCGGCATCGGTTATGGCGTGATGGTCGCGCTGACCTTTGGCCTGACACCAGTGGTATTGACCCGGTACATGACCGCGACCGGCGACCTCGCGGCACCCGGCTATGCCTTCGTGGTCGCCGCGCTTTTGCTGGTGGCCTCTGCGCTGCTTCTGCCCGAGCGGAGACCCCGGCACATCGGGAAGGTTCGTTTCACCTGATCCCGTTCGACACCGCGCGCGCATGCGTGTAAGGGCGGTCGGATGAGCCAAGAACCGGCAACGCCGTTGCTAGACACGGTCAAGACCCCAGACGACCTTCGCAAGCTTGCGCCAACGCAGCTCCGCCAACTGGCGGACGAACTGCGTGTCGAGATGATATCCGCCGTCGGCCAGACGGGCGGGCACCTCGGTTCCGGCCTGGGCGTGGTCGAGCTGACCGTGGCAATCCACTATGTGTTCAACACGCCCGAGGACAGGCTTGTGTGGGACGTGGGCCACCAGGCCTATCCTCACAAGATCCTGACCGGGCGGCGCGACCGGATCCGCACCCTGCGTCAGGCAGGCGGCCTTTCCGGCTTCACCAAGCGCAGCGAGAGCGAGTACGACCCTTTCGGGACGGCGCACTCGTCCACCTCGATTTCAGCGGCGCTCGGCTTTGCCATCGCTAACAAGCTTTCGGGCAGACTGGGCAAGGGCATCGCGGTGATCGGCGATGGCGCCATGAGCGCGGGCATGGCCTACGAAGCGATGAACAACGCCGAGGCCGCAGGCAATCGGCTGATCGTCATTCTCAACGACAACGACATGTCCATCGCGCCGCCCGTCGGCGGGCTTTCGGCCTATCTGGCGCGGCTGGTTTCGTCCGGTCCGTTTTTGGGGCTCCGCGACATTGCCCGCAGGCTTTCGCGCAAGCTGCCCCGCCCGCTGCACGAAGCCGCGCGCAAGACCGACGAGTTCGCTCGCGGCATGGCGATGGGCGGTACCCTGTTCGAGGAGCTTGGCTTCTATTACGTCGGCCCGATTGACGGCCACAACATCGACCAGCTCATCCCGGTTCTCGAAAACGTGCGCGATGCGGCCGAAGGGCCGTGTCTGATCCATGTGGTGACGCAGAAGGGCAAGGGGTATGCCCCTGCCGAAGCCGCGGCCGACAAGTATCACGGCGTGCAGAAGTTCGACGTCATCACTGGTGAGCAGGTGAAGGCCAAGGCTGCCGCGCCCGCCTATCAGAACGTGTTCGGCGAGACGCTGGCCAAGCTGGCGGACGCCGACCCGACGATCTGCGCGATCACCGCCGCAATGCCCAGCGGCACCGGCGTCGACAAGTTTGCCAAGGCTCATCCCGACCGCACCTTCGATGTCGGCATTGCCGAACAGCATGCGGTGACCTTTGCTGCGGGCCTCGCCGCAGAAGGGATGCGGCCGTTCTGCGCGATCTATTCGACCTTCCTGCAGCGCGCTTTCGACCAGGTCGTCCACGACGTGGCGATCCAGAACCTGCCGGTGCGCTTCGCCATCGACCGCGCAGGCCTGGTGGGCGCGGATGGTGCAACCCACGCCGGTTCGTTCGACGTGACCTATCTGGCAACGTTGCCGAACCTGGTCGTCATGGCTGCTGCCGACGAGGCGGAACTGGTCCACATGACCTATACCGCGGCACTGCATGACAGCGGCCCGATCGCTTTCCGCTATCCGCGCGGAAACGGTGTGGGCGTGCCACTGCCCGAGGTTCCCGAGCGGCTCGAGATTGGCAAGGGCCGGATCATCAGGCAGGGTAGCAAGGTCGCGCTGCTGTCGTTGGGTACGCGGCTGGCAGAGGCGCTCAAGGCTGCCGATCAGCTCGACGCCAGGGGATTGTCGACGACTGTCGCCGACCTGCGCTTTGCCAAGCCGCTGGACGTGGCGCTGATCCGTCAGCTGATGACCACGCATGACGTGATCGTGACGGTGGAGGAAGGCTCGATCGGCGGCCTGGGCGCGCACGTCCTGACCATGGCGAGCGACGAGGGACTGGTGGACGGGGGCCTCAAGATCAGGACCATGCGCTTGCCCGATCTGTTCCAGGACCACGACGCGCCTGAAAAGCAGTATGACGAGGCGGGGCTCAACGCGCCGCATATCGTCGATACCGTACTGAAGGCGCTGCGGCACAACAGCGCCGGGGTAAGTGAAGCGCGGGCCTGACGCAGGAGCCGCGCCACCCGTTCAGGCGATCAGCCGATCCACATCCACAAGCCGGCAGGAATGCCGAACAACTCCCAGTGGATCAGGGTGATGATTACCCAGACGAGCGCCGCAAGCAGCCAGATCAGGCCGATTGCTCCCAGCTTGTCGAGCCGGGGCCAATAGCTCGTCCGGCGTTGCCACGGTGCGAACTCGCGGTTGTTGCCGGCGATCTTGCGCTTGTCCTGGAAATGCGACCCGAGGAGTGCGAGGACGATCATTCCGCTCATGAAGATGAGGCTGCGGCCTGTCGGCGCGACGATGATGTGCGCTAGGGCCCAGAGCGCGAAGGCCCACATCATCGGGTGGCGGGTAATCGTGAACACGCCGGTCGGCACGACGGTGCCGAGCCCCGCCGCCTTCCGGCCGGGCAGCACCGGATTGCCTGCGAATGACGGAATGAAGAATGCCAGCGAGACGATTGTCAGCACACTGGCCAAGGCCCACGCAACGGCGTTCGTCCCGTCCCACAGGGCAGGAGCGGCTGGCGCCCGGTCGAATGCGACGATCGCCCAGGTCAGCGTAGCGATTGCGACCAGCGAATAGATGGTGAGGTAGGTTGGTCTTCCCAGACTTTTCGCGATTACCCTGCGCAAGGGGCCGGAAAGCAGGAAATGCGAACCCACGAAGCAGGAAGTGGCAGCTGCGAGTGGAACCAGATTTCCTTGCAAGACGCCCTCATGTATTTGATTTTATGTATTTTTCTCAACTATCCGCAGCTTGTGCCGCCAGTCAAGTCATTGAAATTCCCTATATTTAAATATTAACAAATAATGACAGCCGTCAAGTGACTCCGTGCATCAACTTGCGCAGCGGCACTGCAACGACGAGAAGCACCACGCCGATGCCCACTGAAACCCAACCGATGGTAGTGAAGACGCCGACATAGGTGTCGAGGCTGACCTTGAGGTTGGTTACCTGGCCCCCAACCGTTTCGACGCTGGCGACCTGCGCGACCATGCCTGCCACGTATTGGGCGACGGCGATCGACAGGAACCAGACGCCCATCATCATGCCGACGATGCGCGCCATCGAAAGCTTGGTGATCATCGAAAGGCCGACGGGCGAAATGCACAGTTCTGCCATCGAATGGATCAGGTAAAGGCCGGCGAGCCATGCCAGGCCTACGCGGAACTGCGCGTCGGCGAACTGAGCGCCCCACACCAGCAGGAGGAAGCCTCCGCCCACACCCATCAGCGCGAGCGCAAACTTGACCGGAATCGAAGGCTCCACGCCGCGACGCGCCAGGGCGTTCCACATTACGCTGAATACTGGCGCCAGCGTCACGATGAAAAGCGCGTTGAAGATCTGGGTCTGTCCTGCGGGCATGACATAGACCGGTTCGCTGCCGAAGCCCTGGGTGCGCGCATAGAGCATCCCGCCGAACCCGGCGAGCATGGCGATGCCGAAGCCGAGGCTGATCTTCCTGCGCGTTTCCGGAACCTCGCCTTGACCGAAGAACCAGGCGAGCAGCCAGCCAAGGCCGCCGAGCAGGATCGCGAAGAACAGGTAGTAGCTGGCGGGGCTGGCGCGGAACATCGCGAAGAGCGGTCGAGTCCAGCCGATCTCGAGTTGGGTATTGCGCTCCGCGAACAGGGTCAGCGAGGACCCTGCCTGTTCGAACAGGGTCCAGAACACGGTGTTGAAGACGATCAGCA includes the following:
- a CDS encoding MFS transporter, producing MEPTSSEPRHLPTKRQFAAVISGNALEFYDFLSFSFFAVNLSRVMFPAGAPGSALLLTLMTAGAGFGARPLGAILFGVLGDRIGRRPTMLATFALMGVSALGLALTPDYAAIGPAAPILVVLFRLLQGLAAGGDVGPTTAFLAESAPSERRGMLIALQLVAMRMGVLASGLVGLVLASVLTPAQLDSFGWRIAFAIGAGIVPLAFILRRRLDETLHMPETGPDVVTELAPRAYAAALLGVCGFLLAGAAGDFLFIYAVSFLKIAVTNGYIVQMAAAGTQIVGLVLGGWLGDRIGRRRVNLVTAILAALTSLPLFRWGIEGSAPARFGVAAALLLLMATVSAAVAYAAFVETTPKRHRAGLVGIGYGVMVALTFGLTPVVLTRYMTATGDLAAPGYAFVVAALLLVASALLLPERRPRHIGKVRFT
- the dxs gene encoding 1-deoxy-D-xylulose-5-phosphate synthase, coding for MSQEPATPLLDTVKTPDDLRKLAPTQLRQLADELRVEMISAVGQTGGHLGSGLGVVELTVAIHYVFNTPEDRLVWDVGHQAYPHKILTGRRDRIRTLRQAGGLSGFTKRSESEYDPFGTAHSSTSISAALGFAIANKLSGRLGKGIAVIGDGAMSAGMAYEAMNNAEAAGNRLIVILNDNDMSIAPPVGGLSAYLARLVSSGPFLGLRDIARRLSRKLPRPLHEAARKTDEFARGMAMGGTLFEELGFYYVGPIDGHNIDQLIPVLENVRDAAEGPCLIHVVTQKGKGYAPAEAAADKYHGVQKFDVITGEQVKAKAAAPAYQNVFGETLAKLADADPTICAITAAMPSGTGVDKFAKAHPDRTFDVGIAEQHAVTFAAGLAAEGMRPFCAIYSTFLQRAFDQVVHDVAIQNLPVRFAIDRAGLVGADGATHAGSFDVTYLATLPNLVVMAAADEAELVHMTYTAALHDSGPIAFRYPRGNGVGVPLPEVPERLEIGKGRIIRQGSKVALLSLGTRLAEALKAADQLDARGLSTTVADLRFAKPLDVALIRQLMTTHDVIVTVEEGSIGGLGAHVLTMASDEGLVDGGLKIRTMRLPDLFQDHDAPEKQYDEAGLNAPHIVDTVLKALRHNSAGVSEARA
- a CDS encoding NnrU family protein, with protein sequence MQGNLVPLAAATSCFVGSHFLLSGPLRRVIAKSLGRPTYLTIYSLVAIATLTWAIVAFDRAPAAPALWDGTNAVAWALASVLTIVSLAFFIPSFAGNPVLPGRKAAGLGTVVPTGVFTITRHPMMWAFALWALAHIIVAPTGRSLIFMSGMIVLALLGSHFQDKRKIAGNNREFAPWQRRTSYWPRLDKLGAIGLIWLLAALVWVIITLIHWELFGIPAGLWMWIG